In Pectobacterium brasiliense, the genomic stretch GAACAACACGTTATTCTGCGGTCAGCGTCAGGCGTGCAACCTGATTGCTGCGCACAAAGCGGCTTAAATCAACCGGCTTGCCTTGAAATTGAATATGTACCGCAGCAGGTGCACCGATTTTCAGTTTATAGGGTGACTGACCATCCAGATTCAGTGTGCCACCATTACGCTGCATGCCGCTGAACAGTTTTTTACCGCTGGCATCGGTGACTTCCAGCCAGCAATCGGCCGTGAACGTCATCACTAATGCATGAGCAGCAGGGGCTGGATTGGTTTCCGCTACCGTGCCCGCAGCGGGCGCTACAGCTCCAGCACCTAACAATGCATTACCCGCAGCCTGCGGCTGTGTGGCGTTCGCGTGTGAAGGTGACTGGCTGGAAGGTGTAGCAGACGGTGTAGAAGCAGAAGAAGGCGTTGACGGTGTCTCCGATCCAGTGGCTGAAAGGTCGACTGGTGTAGAAACCGGTGCCGTAGCAGAATCCGGCGTTGCCGTTTCCTGCGGTGCGCTATTGTCCATTAGCGGAACGGACTGCCCTTCCGTTTGTGCCTGCATCGAACTGGCGTGATCGACCATGCTGTTGATTTCCGCCTG encodes the following:
- the rodZ gene encoding cytoskeleton protein RodZ; protein product: MNTEATQDTTEAKLPGERLREARERLGLTQQTIAERLCLKITTVRDIEDGTTPADLAPTFLRGYIRSYAKLVHLPEDELLPSVDKQAIPKTISVSPMQSFSLKKSRKKRDGWLMTITWLVVLVVLGLTGAWWWQNHQAQQAEINSMVDHASSMQAQTEGQSVPLMDNSAPQETATPDSATAPVSTPVDLSATGSETPSTPSSASTPSATPSSQSPSHANATQPQAAGNALLGAGAVAPAAGTVAETNPAPAAHALVMTFTADCWLEVTDASGKKLFSGMQRNGGTLNLDGQSPYKLKIGAPAAVHIQFQGKPVDLSRFVRSNQVARLTLTAE